The following are from one region of the Geoalkalibacter subterraneus genome:
- a CDS encoding DUF1302 family protein has protein sequence MFDDGSEAKPEAVASDQPPAFDLGGMIELRGGTDLHDDDFNEHDKLVRGVGRLWLEWPAQGMKQLGGWRSRLYLSVEADYLYMGNDRSQRDFDLELYENKLLLANGPFEIELGKQIVRWGKSDQLSPVDNLNPQDLREFIVPELEDRKLPVWMARARWFFDGWTAEGVFIPWHESADMDYFDSDWGIYRHVKGDVRDAALPEDLKDYLMGLRVAENDPPNTLKNSEFGARVTTTIGRWDWGASIFHGREDLPFFGKFPIKNLALPGSFSSRGVLQALDDAVLTDERIEVYYPRQTIVGLEFESTLGVFGVRGESAYIDHTSFLLNDLTSDTRPVLHTVVGGDYTGVSGFYGNLQLSHRYIHNYDDSIMYFDRHNVSLLGEVRQEGLRGTVEGYLRFNYDLHDGGYYLEPGIVYSGVKNLDLTLGLNIFGGDQDTFLGYYDDNDQVFLKAKYHF, from the coding sequence TTGTTTGACGATGGAAGCGAGGCGAAGCCTGAGGCTGTTGCTTCGGATCAACCCCCGGCTTTCGACCTTGGGGGAATGATCGAGCTCCGCGGCGGCACCGATCTGCACGACGACGATTTCAATGAACACGACAAGCTTGTGCGCGGCGTCGGACGTTTATGGCTCGAGTGGCCGGCGCAGGGGATGAAGCAGCTCGGGGGCTGGCGCTCCCGATTATACCTCTCAGTTGAAGCCGATTACCTCTACATGGGGAATGATCGCTCTCAGCGGGACTTCGATCTTGAGCTCTATGAAAACAAGCTCCTGCTGGCAAACGGCCCCTTTGAAATCGAACTCGGAAAGCAGATTGTCCGATGGGGAAAGTCCGATCAGCTCAGCCCCGTTGACAACCTCAATCCGCAGGACCTGCGCGAATTTATCGTTCCGGAACTCGAGGATCGCAAGCTCCCCGTATGGATGGCGCGCGCCCGCTGGTTTTTCGACGGATGGACGGCAGAGGGGGTTTTCATCCCCTGGCACGAGTCTGCCGATATGGACTATTTTGACAGCGACTGGGGGATTTACCGCCACGTTAAGGGCGATGTGAGGGATGCGGCCCTGCCGGAGGACTTGAAAGATTACCTCATGGGGCTGCGCGTCGCTGAAAACGACCCACCCAACACATTGAAAAACAGCGAGTTCGGTGCCCGGGTTACCACCACGATCGGACGTTGGGACTGGGGGGCGAGCATTTTTCACGGCCGTGAAGATCTGCCCTTTTTCGGAAAATTCCCCATAAAAAACCTGGCACTTCCCGGGTCGTTTTCTTCTCGGGGGGTTCTTCAGGCCCTCGATGATGCCGTCCTGACAGATGAGCGGATCGAGGTCTATTACCCGCGCCAGACCATTGTCGGCCTCGAATTTGAATCCACTCTCGGGGTCTTCGGGGTGCGCGGCGAATCAGCGTACATCGACCATACTTCATTCCTGCTCAATGATCTCACCTCGGATACCCGCCCGGTACTGCATACAGTTGTCGGGGGAGATTACACCGGTGTCTCCGGTTTTTACGGCAACCTTCAATTATCTCACCGCTATATCCACAATTACGACGACTCCATCATGTATTTCGACCGGCATAATGTTTCGCTGCTGGGAGAAGTCCGGCAGGAAGGGCTGCGCGGAACTGTCGAGGGCTACCTGCGGTTCAACTACGATCTGCACGACGGTGGGTATTACCTGGAACCCGGCATTGTTTACAGCGGTGTGAAAAATCTCGACCTCACCCTCGGCCTCAACATCTTCGGGGGTGATCAGGATACGTTCCTCGGCTATTACGACGATAACGACCAGGTGTTCCTCAAGGCCAAATACCATTTTTAA
- a CDS encoding ThiF family adenylyltransferase — translation MQVNDLISHEFSRNIGLLSENDMQKLLQSHVAIAGCGGVGGIHALTLARMGIGKFSLADLDEFERENISRQFGAYQSTVGRHKAEVIGEMIRDINPEAEVHLYKEGISTKNVTEFLQEADLYVDGMEFFEFDIRRLLFNTSREMGIYALTSAPLGFGGTLQVFAPDGMTFDQYFGIREGMSYEEKIAAFAVGVAPWPYQKKYMDLSKVSFKAKKGPAVAPSCTLASALVAAEVAKILCQRGKVKPVPHYIQIDLMLRKFKTSRVWGGGNNPLQRLKAWFALRMIRRSLSQG, via the coding sequence ATGCAGGTAAATGATCTGATTTCACATGAATTTTCGCGCAATATCGGCCTTCTTTCCGAAAACGACATGCAGAAGCTGCTGCAATCGCATGTTGCCATCGCAGGCTGCGGAGGCGTGGGCGGCATTCATGCCCTGACCCTGGCGCGCATGGGGATCGGAAAATTCAGCCTGGCTGATCTCGATGAATTTGAGCGCGAAAACATCAGCCGCCAGTTTGGAGCCTATCAGAGTACCGTCGGAAGGCATAAAGCCGAGGTGATTGGGGAAATGATCCGCGACATTAACCCCGAAGCGGAGGTTCATCTCTACAAGGAAGGGATCTCGACAAAGAATGTCACCGAGTTTCTGCAGGAGGCGGACCTGTATGTCGACGGAATGGAGTTTTTTGAATTTGATATCAGGCGTCTGTTGTTCAACACCTCGCGCGAAATGGGGATTTACGCACTGACATCAGCGCCCCTGGGATTTGGAGGCACTCTGCAGGTTTTTGCCCCCGATGGGATGACATTCGATCAGTATTTCGGAATTCGCGAAGGGATGAGCTACGAGGAGAAGATCGCGGCCTTTGCCGTCGGAGTGGCCCCCTGGCCCTATCAGAAAAAATACATGGATCTCTCCAAAGTCAGCTTCAAAGCGAAAAAAGGGCCGGCGGTGGCGCCGTCCTGCACGCTGGCCTCGGCGCTTGTCGCCGCAGAGGTGGCGAAGATCCTCTGCCAACGCGGCAAAGTCAAACCCGTCCCCCACTACATCCAGATCGACCTGATGCTGCGCAAGTTCAAAACTTCCCGAGTGTGGGGCGGAGGCAACAATCCGCTGCAAAGGCTTAAAGCCTGGTTTGCGCTGCGAATGATCCGCAGATCTCTATCACAGGGCTAG
- a CDS encoding outer membrane lipoprotein-sorting protein: MTSFASESHPAAGSELSGRELAQRVYDRPVGEDMTSHAVMELISAKGSVRKREFQVYGMDQKGQRSQLIRFTSPADISGTGFLVFERGQGDTEQFLYLPALRRTRRIVSSQKGHSFVNSDFSYEDMERRPVDSWSHKIAGSEKIGPMVTLVLESRPKEDTTSSYTLVKSWVAPEIDMPLRVEYYQRNDRLVKTYQVLSLENIQGYWTETKVVMEDAESGHKTIIANLETSYDTGLSDDIFTQRYLESQ, from the coding sequence TTGACCAGCTTCGCCTCTGAAAGCCACCCTGCCGCAGGCTCCGAACTTTCCGGGCGTGAGCTGGCGCAAAGAGTTTATGATCGCCCCGTCGGCGAGGATATGACATCTCATGCCGTTATGGAGCTGATCTCAGCAAAAGGCTCGGTTCGCAAGCGCGAATTTCAGGTTTACGGCATGGATCAGAAGGGCCAGCGAAGCCAACTTATTCGTTTTACTTCGCCGGCCGATATCAGCGGGACCGGATTTCTGGTGTTTGAGAGAGGGCAGGGCGATACCGAGCAGTTTCTTTACCTGCCGGCCCTGCGGCGAACACGGCGCATTGTTTCGAGCCAGAAAGGTCACAGCTTCGTGAATAGCGATTTTTCCTACGAGGACATGGAGCGTCGCCCCGTAGATAGCTGGAGCCATAAGATTGCCGGCTCGGAAAAAATCGGACCGATGGTGACCCTTGTTTTGGAAAGCCGTCCGAAAGAAGACACCACCAGCAGCTATACCCTGGTCAAAAGCTGGGTCGCACCGGAGATCGATATGCCGCTGCGCGTCGAGTACTACCAAAGAAATGACCGTCTGGTCAAAACATACCAGGTCCTCAGCCTGGAGAATATTCAGGGGTACTGGACCGAAACCAAGGTCGTGATGGAAGATGCAGAAAGTGGCCATAAAACCATCATTGCCAATCTTGAAACGTCCTACGACACAGGCCTCTCCGATGACATTTTTACTCAAAGGTATCTTGAGAGCCAGTAA